From a single Miscanthus floridulus cultivar M001 chromosome 8, ASM1932011v1, whole genome shotgun sequence genomic region:
- the LOC136473173 gene encoding protein MIZU-KUSSEI 1-like encodes MPSLIDYSPAALRSLLRPSSDERRTKLSGAAAGAGAGAGAGGVLGLFKMFKLLPVLTTGCKMAAMLGRHHNHRPALLADHAPTVTLFGHRRGRLSLAIHEDTRCPPAFLIELPMLAAALHREMATGTVRLALESDTARGVGSSSRRRRPLLEEYVWAVYCNGRSAGYAIRRKDASDDERHVLRLLRGVSMGAGVLPPPPDERAGAAARATPGSACPDGELTYMRARVERVVGSKDSEAFYMINPDDGSGNAAARGGDSAPELSVFFVRNK; translated from the coding sequence ATGCCATCTCTTATCGACTACAGCCCGGCCGCGCTGCGGTCGCTGCTCCGGCCGTCCAGCGATGAGCGTCGGACGAAGCTGTCCGGGGCGGCGGCGGGTgccggggccggggccggtgCCGGCGGCGTCTTGGGGCTCTTCAAGATGTTCAAGCTTCTGCCCGTGCTCACCACGGGCTGCAAGATGGCCGCGATGCTGGGGCGGCACCACAACCACCGGCCGGCCCTCCTAGCGGACCACGCGCCGACGGTGACGCTGTTCGGGCACCGGCGCGGGCGGCTGAGCCTGGCCATCCACGAGGACACGCGGTGCCCGCCGGCGTTCCTCATCGAGCTGCCCATGCTGGCGGCCGCGCTGCACCGAGAGATGGCCACGGGCACCGTGCGCCTGGCGCTCGAGAGCGACACCGCCCGCGGCGTGGGTTCAAGTTCAAGGCGGAGGCGACCGCTGTTGGAGGAGTACGTCTGGGCGGTCTACTGCAACGGGCGCAGCGCCGGGTACGCCATCCGCCGGAAGGACGCGTCCGACGACGAGCGCCACGTCCTGCGCCTGCTCCGCGGCGTGTCCATGGGCGCCGGGGTGCTGCCACCGCCGCCCGACGAGAGGGCGGGAGCGGCAGCACGCGCCACGCCTGGCAGCGCTTGCCCCGATGGCGAGCTCACCTACATGCGCGCCCGCGTGGAACGCGTCGTCGGGTCCAAAGACTCTGAGGCGTTCTACATGATCAACCCCGACGATGGCAGCGGCAACGCCGCTGCCCGCGGCGGCGATAGCGCGCCGGAGCTGAGCGTTTTCTTTGTGAGGAACAAGTGA